ATCACATCAGCTGGGAATTGACCACCCTTTGCAATCTCAAGTGCCTTAGCTTTATCAATTCCTATATTTGGATTAATTCCAACCTTGGCTAGTTTTTCTGGTGTCTTGTGAGCAACCTCTTCGATCTCCATGCCGCCTGCAACCGATGCCATAACTAGAAAATTTCGATTTGCTCGATCTAATAAAATTGCTAGGTAGTACTCAGAATCAATTGGTGCTGCTTGAGCAATCATTACTTTATTTACAGTATGTCCTTTAATGTCCATTCCTAAAATTGCCGCTGCCTTTATTTTGGCATCATCAGCATTCTCAGCCAGTTTTACACCGCCTGCTTTTCCACGACCGCCAACTTTTACTTGGGCTTTAACTACAACTTTGCCGCCAATTTTTGTAGCAGCTGCATGAGCTTCATCTGGAGTAGTTGCTACCGCACCAGCTAATACTGGAATTTGATGTGATTCAAAAAGATCGCGCGCTTGATACTCAAACAGATCCACTTAATTATCCCCGATCAATTTTTATCTTCGGTAAGGTGGTAATAGTAATGAGATTGGCTCTAAATTTATAATTTCTCAACTGGGGCATAGCGAAGCAATAGACGTTTTTCACCATATGAGCCGAAATTAATGGTGGCTTCGGCTCGATCTCCATCACCTGTAACTGCAACCACTGTTCCCATGCCAAAGGTGTCATGTGAGACGCGTTCGCCAACTTCAAGCTTCATTGTGTTGCTCACCTTGCCAGTTGGCTTTGGTGCTGTGAAAGAACGCTTAATTGAACTCTTTATTGGTGAAGCTTTTTCTTGTGCTTGATTCCACTCAATTACCGAATCTGGAATTTCACTTAAGAATCTAGAGGCTGCGTTGTAGTTAGGCGCACCCCAAGATGAACGGTATTCAGCTCTTGTAATAAAGAGATTCTCTCGAGCACGAGTTAAGCCAACGTAGGCAAGCCGGCGCTCTTCTTGTAACTCATCTGGATCTCCAAGAGTGCGAGAGTGTGGAAATATTCCCTCTTCCATTCCAGTTAAAAACACTGTTGGAAACTCAAGTCCTTTAGCAGTATGTAATGTCATCATGGTTACAACACCGCCGTGATCTTCACCTTCTGGGATTTGATCAGCATCTGCTACTAATGAAACATCTTCTAAGAAGCCAACAAGTGATATCTCTTCACCATCATCAACTTCACCCTCTTCATACTCAGTTGCAACTGCTACTAACTCCTCTAAGTTTTCTACCCGAACTTCATCCTGTGGATCTTTGCTTTCAGATAATTCAGCAAGTAAACCAGATTGTTCTAGTACTGCTTGGGCGATAACTGATGGCCTAGTTTTGGCCTCTACTAAGGTTTGCAGGGATTGAATTAACTTAACAAACTCAATAAGTGAAAAGGATGATCTCTGAGCTATTTCTTGATTTTTATCAACCTCACAGAGAGATTGCCAAAATGTTAAGTTATTATCTTTTGCATAAAGATCAAGTAAATCTAGCGCTCTATCTCCAATACCTCGCTTTGGTGTATTGATAATTCGTCGAAGTGAAACCTCATCCTCTGGATTTACAACCACTCTTAAATAGGCGAGGAAATCTTTAATCTCTTTTCGCTCATAAAAACGAACTCCACCAACAACTTTATAAGGAATTCCAATGCGCATAAATACCTCTTCAAAAACACGAGACTGCGCATTTGTCCGATAGAAAATTGCAGTATCCCCAGGATTAGATTTTCCAAGATCTCGTAACCGGTCAATCTCGCGCACTACAAAATCTGCTTCATCGTGCTCACTTTCAGCAACATATCCAGTAATCATTGCGCCAGCGCCAGCCTCTGACCAGAGATTCTTTTCTTTCCTGCCATCATTGTTTGCAATTACGGCGTTCGCCGCACTGAGTATGTTTTGGGTGGAGCGATAATTTTGTTCGAGCAATATTGTCTTTGCATTTGGATAATCAGCTTCAAATTGCAGAATATTTCTTATATTTGCCCCGCGAAAGGCATAGATTGATTGGTCGGCATCTCCTACAACACATAATTCAGCAGGTGCAATTCCATCTCGTTCATGGCCAACTAATTCTTTGATTAGAACATACTGCGCATGATTTGTATCCTGATACTCATCAACTAAAATATGTTTAAATCTGGATCGATACTTAGCCCTTACTTCTGGGTGTCTTTGCATAACTTCAACTGTTTTGGCTATTAAGTCATCAAAATCCATAGAGTTGGCGCCACTTAATCGCTTTTGATAGATAGCAAATACTTGAGCGACGATCTCTTGGAAGTGATCTTTACTTTGGTTTAAATAATCAGCAGGACCAAGTAATTCATTTTTTGCCTGTGAGATTAATGCAGCGACCGCCCGCGGGGCATATTTTTTCGCATCTAAATTCAAGTCCTTCATAACCAAAGTTATTAAACGCAGAGAATCACTCTGATCATAAATAGTGAATGAATTGGTATATCCAAGTAATGAAGCTTCTCTTCTAAGGATTCGAACGCAAGCAGAGTGAAATGTTGACACCCACATAACCTTTGCTCGATCTCCTACTAATTGCGCAACTCGCTCTTTCATTTCACCAGCTGCCTTATTAGTAAAGGTAATCGCTAAAACTTCAAATGGTGCAACATTTCGTTCAGCTAGTAGGTATGCAATTCGCCTTGTTAGTACTCGAGTTTTTCCAGAGCCAGCGCCAGCAACTACTAATAATGGAGAGCTTTCATGTTTAACCGCCGCTAATTGTTGTGAATTCAAACCTTGAGTTAATGCGGACATATTGGCAAGTCTATCGGTGGGTAATGACTGGGTAGTTGCTGCGGTAATCTTGCCAATTATGATGCCTTTAGATGACAGTGAAATCGAGCGAGTACTTGTCGTTACCGCACACCCTGATGATTGTGATTTCGGAGCAGCCGGCACTATCGCGCTTTGGACTGCTAAGGGAATTAAAGTTTCCTACTGCATCTGCACAAATGGTGATCAAGGAGGCGAGGATCCAAATGTACCAAGGGATGAAATGCCTAAAATTCGCCAACGTGAACAACGAGAAGCTGGTGTTGCAGTTGGCGTAACTGACATAACTTTTCTTAATTACCGAGATGGTTGGCTAGTACCAACAATTGAACTTCGAAAAGATATTGTTAGACAGATCAGAATTTCAAAACCTGACCGAATGGTTATTCAATCCCCAGAACGAAACTGGGATCGATTATTTTCATCTCACCCAGACCATATGGCAGCCGGTGAAGCTGCAATTCAGGCGGTCTATCCAGATTCACGAAATGCTTTTGCATTTGAGGATTTACTAAAGGTAGAAGGTTTAGAACCTTGGCGGGTTAAGGAAGTATGGGTTACCTCTACAAGTAATCCAGATCATTATGTTGATATTACAACTACCTTTGATAAAAAAATGAAAGCATTACATGCTCATGTTAGCCAAACAGCACACAATGAGAACCTTGAGAAGATGGTGCGCGAATGGGGTGAGCGAAATGCTGAGGCTAATAATTTGCCGGCTGGAAGTGTTGCTGAAGTATTTAAAATAGTAAATACAAATTAACGAACTTTTACTCGCTCAATTGCAATTGTTTGTTTGGGCAAACCATCATTTGTGCCATCTGCAACACCTTCTTTTGCAATTGCTTTAACAATCTCTAATCCCTTTGTTACCTTTCCCCAAATAGTGTATTCCGGTCGCATTGAGGTATTTTCATAAACTATAAAGAATTGACTGCCATTTGTATTAGCACCTGAGTTGGCCATTGCTACAACACCTGCTGGATAATTTGACTCTATTGCTTGCGGTAGATTTTCATCGCGATAACTAAAATTAGGTCCGCCCATCCCAGTACCTGTCGGATCTCCACACTGTAAAACATAAATATTGTTTGTCGTTAATCGATGGCAGACAGTTTTATTAAAAAATCCACCATTTGCTAGTGCAGCCAGGGCAACAACAGTAATTGGTGCACTCTTTGCGTTAGCTTCAATCACAATATCACCACAATTTGTTGTTAAGGTAAATGTTCTGTTCTTAAATGGAGGTTTAACCTCTGGTGGAGTTATGTTTTTTACCGAATGAGCTTTGGCATTTGTTTTCTTACATACAACTTCAGACACTTTCTTAGATTGTGCTGAGTTAGAGACAGGTGAAAGAATTATAGAAAAAATGGTAATAAAAGTTGTAACTGCGATTACTTTTATTATCTTTTGCACAAGGAGAGTTTAATCAACAATCTAAAGATCACAAACAAAAAACCTTAGATAACGCAGTTTACTGTCAAACTTTAAGCACTTTCACAGCAGAAACTTATGGTTGAACTACAACCTCAACCCGCTGGAACTCCTTCAAATCTGAATAACCACAGGTAGCCATTGATCTACGAAGTGCTCCAAAAAGATTCATTGAGCCATCTGCAGTATTAGATGGTCCAGTTAAAACCTCAGCTAATGTTCCAACGCTTCCAACCTGCACACGGTTGCCTCGTGGTAATTGTCCATGATGTGCCTCAAGTCCCCAGTGCCAACCTTTTCCTGGTGCTTCAATGGCCTTTGCAAGAGGTGATCCCATCATTACCGCATCTGCGCCACATGCAACAGCTTTTGCAATTTCACCACTTGAACCCACTGAACCATCAGCAATTACATGCACATACCTTCCACCAGACTCTTCTAAATAATCACGTCGAGCTGATGCAACCTCAGCCACCGCAGATGCCATTGGAACTGATATTCCTAAAACAGTTTTAGTTGTGTGAGCAGAACCGCCACCAAAGCCAACTAACACTCCTGCTGCTCCTGATCGCATTAAATGCAATGCTCCTTGCGCTGTTGCGCAGCCGCCCACAATTACAGGAACATCTAGCTCATAAATGAATTTCTTTAAGTTTAATGGCGCAGTTTTCTCAGATACATGCTCTGCTGAAACTGTTGTGCCACGAATTACAAATATATCTACGCCAGCATCAAGAACTGCTTTGTGAAATTCAGCAGTGCGTTGTGGGGAAAGCGCTCCTGCCACAGTAACTCCTGCTGCTCTAATCTGAGCAAGTCTTTCTTTGATTAAAGTTGGTTGAATTGGGGCAGCATAAATCTCTTGCATTTTCTTAATTGCTTTGTCTTCACTTAACTTAGCCATATCAGCTAATTGTTTTTCAGCATCCTCATACCTTGTCCAGATGCCTTCTAAATTTAAAACTCCAAGTCCGCCAGCTTCACCAATTGCAATTGCAGTAGCTGGTGAAACTACAGAATCCATTGGCGCTGCAATAAATGGTAAATCAAATTTATAGGCATCAATCTGCCAAGAGATAGAAACCTCTTCTGGATCTCGAGTTCTGCGAGATGGAACGATTGCAATTTCATCAAATGAGTATGCCGCCCGCGCGCGTTTACCAGGACCTAATTCAATATCGGACATATGACCAATCGTATCTGTTGATGAGTTATCTAATGAAATCTACGCTAATAAGTCCCAGGCTTTAACCCCGCCAGTCACACCAGCTGAGTTAGGAATTATCTTTACTTTATAATCAAAACTTTTTAGCGCAGATTTACTAATTCTTTGCGCATTACCCCCGCCGATATATAACTTATCCCAAATGATCATTGGATATAGCTCTTGAATTAAACTCTTTACTCGCCTTGACCATAATTGATTTCCCAAACGCCTACGTGCCTGTTCGCCAATCCATGAGTCAATAGATTTTCCATAGCGAATAGTTGAATGTGATATCTCTAAGTGAGGTGCGATAACGCCATCACTAAAAATCGCACTCCCAAGGCCTGTGCCAAAGGTTAAAACTGTCTCTAGACCTTTTCCTGCAATCACGGCAGCAGCATGCACCTCAGCATCATTTAAAACCAAAGTAGGCAGTTTTATTTTCTTTTTCAACATACTTTGCATATCAAAGCCATACCAAACTTTTTTTAGGTGTGGATCTACCACTCCACGAGGTCCACTTGCATTTACATAATGAGGAATAACAATTACTTTGCCGCCTCTGATCATGCCTGGCAACCCAAGGGTTACTCGCTTAATTCGGTTATCTGCTTTTACAAAATCATCAATTATGGAGATTAATTTCAAAGGGGAAAGTGGATATGGAGTTTTAAGATAAGGAAAATCAATTAAAACTTTTCCACCCTTATCAAGCACAGAGGCCTTGATCCCAGTGCCACCGCAATCAACGGTTAGCGTTGTAACTTTCACCGATTGATGTTAATCGATTGCAGCTACTTTGAGAACAAGGCCTGCTGTTTAATTTACTTAGTGAGAGTGTCCGCCTGCTCCGTGTGAGTGGCCATGACCTGCTGCCTCTTCCTTTTTCTCCTCTGGAGTTTCAAAAACTAAGGCTTCAGTTGTAATGAACATTGCAGCAATAGATGCAGCATTAGCTAGCGCTGATCTAGTTACCTTAACTGGATCAATTACGCCCTCTTTTACAAGATCTGTGTAAGTCTCTGAGTAAGCGTTGAAACCTTCATTTGGTTTCATAGCGCGCACCTTTGAAACTACAACATAACCTTCTTGGCCAGCATTTTCTGCAATCCAACGAAGTGGTTCATCACATGCTTTACGAACAAGACGCACACCAACTGCGCGATCTCCTTCAAAGCCCAAATCATTATCAAGGGCTGCTGCTGCATGTACTAATGCTGCGCCGCCGCCAACAACAATTCCCTCTTCAACTGCAGCTCTTGTTGCAGAGATAGCATCTTCAAGACGGTGCTTCTTCTCTTTTAACTCAACCTCAGTGTGGGCGCCAACTTTGATCACACAAACTCCACCAGCAAGTTTTGCAACTCGCTCCTGTAGTTTTTCGCGATCCCAATCAGAGTCGGTGTTTTCAATCTCGCGGCGAATCTCTGTAACGCGGGATGCAACATCATTTTTATTACCAGCACCATCCACAATTGTGGTGTTGTCTTTACTAATAACAATTCGACGTGCTTTACCAAGCATTTCAATATCGATTTGCTCAAGCTTTAGGCCAACCTCAGCAGAGATAACCTGTCCACCAGTAAGGATTGCAATATCTTGCAACATTGCCTTACGACGGTCACCAAAGCCAGGTGCTTTAACTGCAGCTGAGGCAAATGTGCCACGCATGCGGTTAACAACCAAAGTTGAAAGTGCTTCACCTTCAACATCCTCGGCAATGATCAAAAGTGGTTTGCTTGCTTGGGCAACTTTTTCTAGTACTGGCAAGATCTCACTTAATGCAGAGAT
The Candidatus Nanopelagicus limnes DNA segment above includes these coding regions:
- the pcrA gene encoding DNA helicase PcrA produces the protein MSALTQGLNSQQLAAVKHESSPLLVVAGAGSGKTRVLTRRIAYLLAERNVAPFEVLAITFTNKAAGEMKERVAQLVGDRAKVMWVSTFHSACVRILRREASLLGYTNSFTIYDQSDSLRLITLVMKDLNLDAKKYAPRAVAALISQAKNELLGPADYLNQSKDHFQEIVAQVFAIYQKRLSGANSMDFDDLIAKTVEVMQRHPEVRAKYRSRFKHILVDEYQDTNHAQYVLIKELVGHERDGIAPAELCVVGDADQSIYAFRGANIRNILQFEADYPNAKTILLEQNYRSTQNILSAANAVIANNDGRKEKNLWSEAGAGAMITGYVAESEHDEADFVVREIDRLRDLGKSNPGDTAIFYRTNAQSRVFEEVFMRIGIPYKVVGGVRFYERKEIKDFLAYLRVVVNPEDEVSLRRIINTPKRGIGDRALDLLDLYAKDNNLTFWQSLCEVDKNQEIAQRSSFSLIEFVKLIQSLQTLVEAKTRPSVIAQAVLEQSGLLAELSESKDPQDEVRVENLEELVAVATEYEEGEVDDGEEISLVGFLEDVSLVADADQIPEGEDHGGVVTMMTLHTAKGLEFPTVFLTGMEEGIFPHSRTLGDPDELQEERRLAYVGLTRARENLFITRAEYRSSWGAPNYNAASRFLSEIPDSVIEWNQAQEKASPIKSSIKRSFTAPKPTGKVSNTMKLEVGERVSHDTFGMGTVVAVTGDGDRAEATINFGSYGEKRLLLRYAPVEKL
- a CDS encoding PIG-L deacetylase family protein, producing MMPLDDSEIERVLVVTAHPDDCDFGAAGTIALWTAKGIKVSYCICTNGDQGGEDPNVPRDEMPKIRQREQREAGVAVGVTDITFLNYRDGWLVPTIELRKDIVRQIRISKPDRMVIQSPERNWDRLFSSHPDHMAAGEAAIQAVYPDSRNAFAFEDLLKVEGLEPWRVKEVWVTSTSNPDHYVDITTTFDKKMKALHAHVSQTAHNENLEKMVREWGERNAEANNLPAGSVAEVFKIVNTN
- a CDS encoding peptidylprolyl isomerase — its product is MQKIIKVIAVTTFITIFSIILSPVSNSAQSKKVSEVVCKKTNAKAHSVKNITPPEVKPPFKNRTFTLTTNCGDIVIEANAKSAPITVVALAALANGGFFNKTVCHRLTTNNIYVLQCGDPTGTGMGGPNFSYRDENLPQAIESNYPAGVVAMANSGANTNGSQFFIVYENTSMRPEYTIWGKVTKGLEIVKAIAKEGVADGTNDGLPKQTIAIERVKVR
- a CDS encoding GuaB3 family IMP dehydrogenase-related protein codes for the protein MSDIELGPGKRARAAYSFDEIAIVPSRRTRDPEEVSISWQIDAYKFDLPFIAAPMDSVVSPATAIAIGEAGGLGVLNLEGIWTRYEDAEKQLADMAKLSEDKAIKKMQEIYAAPIQPTLIKERLAQIRAAGVTVAGALSPQRTAEFHKAVLDAGVDIFVIRGTTVSAEHVSEKTAPLNLKKFIYELDVPVIVGGCATAQGALHLMRSGAAGVLVGFGGGSAHTTKTVLGISVPMASAVAEVASARRDYLEESGGRYVHVIADGSVGSSGEIAKAVACGADAVMMGSPLAKAIEAPGKGWHWGLEAHHGQLPRGNRVQVGSVGTLAEVLTGPSNTADGSMNLFGALRRSMATCGYSDLKEFQRVEVVVQP
- a CDS encoding ROK family protein; this translates as MKVTTLTVDCGGTGIKASVLDKGGKVLIDFPYLKTPYPLSPLKLISIIDDFVKADNRIKRVTLGLPGMIRGGKVIVIPHYVNASGPRGVVDPHLKKVWYGFDMQSMLKKKIKLPTLVLNDAEVHAAAVIAGKGLETVLTFGTGLGSAIFSDGVIAPHLEISHSTIRYGKSIDSWIGEQARRRLGNQLWSRRVKSLIQELYPMIIWDKLYIGGGNAQRISKSALKSFDYKVKIIPNSAGVTGGVKAWDLLA
- the groL gene encoding chaperonin GroEL (60 kDa chaperone family; promotes refolding of misfolded polypeptides especially under stressful conditions; forms two stacked rings of heptamers to form a barrel-shaped 14mer; ends can be capped by GroES; misfolded proteins enter the barrel where they are refolded when GroES binds), with product MGKSLQFDEAARRAMERGVNILADTVKVTLGPKGRNVVIAKSYGAPLITNDGVTIAKEIELSDPAENMGAQLVKQVAEKTNDVAGDGTTTATVLAQAMVKEGLRNLAAGAQPMELKYGIEQAVSAITEALRKNSTAVSGKSQIADVATISAQDKAIGDLIAEAMDKVGKDGVITVEESSTTGLELEFTEGMQFDKGYISPYFVTDSDRMETVLEDAYILISGQKISALSEILPVLEKVAQASKPLLIIAEDVEGEALSTLVVNRMRGTFASAAVKAPGFGDRRKAMLQDIAILTGGQVISAEVGLKLEQIDIEMLGKARRIVISKDNTTIVDGAGNKNDVASRVTEIRREIENTDSDWDREKLQERVAKLAGGVCVIKVGAHTEVELKEKKHRLEDAISATRAAVEEGIVVGGGAALVHAAAALDNDLGFEGDRAVGVRLVRKACDEPLRWIAENAGQEGYVVVSKVRAMKPNEGFNAYSETYTDLVKEGVIDPVKVTRSALANAASIAAMFITTEALVFETPEEKKEEAAGHGHSHGAGGHSH